From Levilactobacillus zymae, a single genomic window includes:
- a CDS encoding glycoside hydrolase family 65 protein produces the protein MKRIFDVQPWNVVTHTFDPKDKRLQESMTSLGNGYMGMRGDFEEGYSGDSLQGIYLGGVWYPDKTRVGWWKNGYPKYFGKVVNAVNFIKLPIEINGQRVDLAQDQISDFTLDLDLHTAVLTRSFTLKRGDVKVALTFERFLSVAQKELSVQKVTVKNLSATNVDVKLLPAIDADVMNEEANYDERFWDVLATDQQADRGSVIAKTTPNPFGTPQFTSGMEMRMVSDLDNVAIAQPNDKEVATVYQGTLAPQTATTLEKRVIVVTSRDYKTQTDLTTAMHQLSDRVAKESYADLLAAHTQVWAQRWEKSDVKITGDDESQQGIRFNLFQLFSTYYGEDSRLNIGPKGFTGEKYGGATYWDTEAFAFPVYLGITDPKVTRNLLMYRYNQLPGAYINAKEQGLKGALFPMVTFDGIECHNEWEITFEEIHRNGDIAFAIYNYTRYTGDDSYVLHQGAKVLTEISRFWADRVHFSKRNNQYMIHGVTGADEYENNVDNNWDTNMLAQWTLKYTLEILDKVDADVAKQLAVSADEKAHWQDIVDRMYLPYDKDLNIFVQHDGFLDKDIEPVSAIPADQRPINQHWSWDKILRSPYIKQGDVLQGIWDFIDDYTTEQKKANFDFYEPLTVHESSLSPAIHSVLAADLHYEDKAVELYERTARLDLDNYNNDTTDGLHITAMTGGWIAVVQGFAGMRVRNGQLHYAPFLPKKWNSFSFRQVFRGRLIEVSVDQAGAHFKLLSGDPLDIDVAGKTVSLQPNTVVE, from the coding sequence ATGAAACGTATCTTCGATGTGCAACCTTGGAACGTCGTGACCCACACCTTTGACCCTAAAGATAAGCGGCTCCAAGAATCCATGACCAGCCTAGGAAACGGCTACATGGGCATGCGCGGTGACTTTGAAGAAGGTTACAGCGGCGATTCACTGCAAGGCATCTACTTGGGTGGGGTCTGGTACCCCGATAAGACCCGGGTCGGCTGGTGGAAGAACGGTTACCCGAAGTACTTCGGGAAGGTGGTCAACGCCGTCAATTTCATCAAATTACCAATTGAAATCAACGGTCAACGCGTCGACCTAGCCCAAGACCAGATCAGCGACTTTACCCTGGACCTCGACTTACACACGGCCGTTTTGACCCGGTCGTTCACGCTGAAGCGCGGGGACGTCAAGGTCGCCTTGACCTTCGAACGCTTCTTGAGTGTGGCTCAAAAGGAACTCTCCGTTCAAAAAGTCACGGTCAAGAACTTAAGCGCCACGAACGTGGACGTGAAGTTACTGCCCGCCATCGACGCCGACGTGATGAACGAAGAAGCTAACTACGACGAACGGTTCTGGGACGTCTTGGCAACGGACCAACAAGCCGACCGCGGGAGCGTGATTGCTAAGACCACGCCGAACCCATTCGGCACGCCTCAATTTACCTCCGGCATGGAAATGCGGATGGTCAGCGACCTAGATAACGTGGCTATCGCTCAACCGAACGACAAGGAAGTGGCCACGGTCTACCAAGGCACGTTGGCGCCCCAAACGGCCACGACCTTAGAAAAGCGGGTCATCGTAGTCACGTCGCGCGATTACAAGACCCAAACGGACCTCACCACGGCCATGCACCAACTGAGTGATCGGGTCGCTAAGGAAAGCTACGCCGACTTATTGGCTGCCCACACCCAGGTCTGGGCTCAACGGTGGGAAAAGTCCGACGTGAAAATTACCGGTGACGATGAATCACAACAGGGGATTCGGTTTAACCTGTTCCAGTTGTTCTCGACCTACTACGGTGAAGATTCACGCTTGAATATCGGCCCGAAAGGCTTTACCGGTGAAAAGTACGGTGGCGCCACTTACTGGGACACCGAAGCCTTTGCCTTCCCGGTTTACCTGGGGATCACGGATCCTAAGGTTACCCGCAACCTGTTGATGTACCGTTACAATCAATTACCGGGTGCCTACATCAACGCCAAGGAACAGGGCTTAAAGGGTGCGTTGTTCCCAATGGTGACCTTCGACGGGATCGAATGCCACAACGAATGGGAAATCACGTTTGAAGAAATTCACCGCAACGGCGACATCGCGTTTGCGATTTACAACTACACCCGTTACACCGGTGACGATTCCTACGTCCTGCATCAAGGGGCCAAGGTCTTAACTGAAATTTCGCGCTTCTGGGCCGACCGGGTCCACTTCAGCAAGCGCAACAACCAATACATGATTCACGGGGTCACCGGGGCCGACGAGTACGAAAACAACGTCGACAACAACTGGGACACCAACATGCTGGCGCAATGGACGTTGAAGTATACGTTGGAAATCCTGGATAAGGTTGACGCCGACGTCGCCAAGCAACTGGCCGTATCCGCTGATGAAAAGGCCCACTGGCAAGATATCGTGGACCGGATGTACCTGCCATACGACAAGGATCTGAACATTTTCGTCCAACACGACGGGTTCTTGGACAAGGATATCGAACCGGTTAGTGCCATTCCGGCCGACCAACGCCCAATCAACCAACACTGGTCTTGGGATAAGATCTTACGTTCGCCGTACATCAAGCAAGGGGACGTCCTACAAGGAATCTGGGACTTTATCGACGACTACACGACGGAACAGAAGAAGGCCAACTTTGACTTCTACGAACCCCTGACGGTGCACGAATCCAGTCTCTCCCCGGCCATCCACTCGGTTTTAGCGGCCGACCTACACTACGAAGACAAGGCCGTCGAGCTGTATGAACGCACGGCCCGGTTGGACTTGGACAACTACAACAATGATACGACCGACGGGCTGCATATCACGGCCATGACGGGTGGCTGGATTGCCGTGGTTCAAGGCTTTGCCGGTATGCGGGTTCGCAACGGCCAGCTCCACTACGCGCCATTCTTGCCGAAGAAGTGGAACAGTTTCTCCTTCCGGCAGGTCTTCCGGGGCCGTCTAATCGAAGTCAGCGTCGACCAAGCTGGTGCGCACTTCAAGTTATTGAGTGGCGACCCACTGGACATCGACGTGGCGGGTAAGACGGTTTCGCTACAGCCAAACACAGTGGTCGAATAA
- the rpsN gene encoding 30S ribosomal protein S14 has product MAKKSKIAKEKKIEATVAKYATKRAELKAAGDYAGLALLPRDASPVRMHHRDHLDGRPHAYMRKFGLSRLNFRDLAHKGQIPGVKKASW; this is encoded by the coding sequence ATGGCAAAAAAGTCCAAGATTGCAAAGGAAAAGAAGATCGAGGCCACGGTCGCCAAGTACGCGACTAAGCGGGCAGAATTGAAGGCAGCGGGCGATTACGCCGGACTCGCCCTCTTACCCCGGGATGCTTCCCCAGTACGGATGCACCACCGCGATCACTTAGATGGTCGGCCTCACGCCTACATGCGGAAATTCGGGTTATCCCGGTTAAACTTCCGCGACTTAGCGCACAAGGGTCAAATTCCTGGCGTCAAGAAGGCTAGCTGGTAA
- a CDS encoding aldose epimerase family protein has protein sequence MQTTATKWDTYQNQPVTQYQIENDHGVKLGVLSWGATLHELLVPGSHGEHNMVLSYHKMAHYLDNPFYVCMGIGRTGGRITRGTVTIDGQTHHLDTNEGPSTLHGGPHGFDTVNWDGELDDSDPELAKIILTHTFKSSDDSYPGDLTAKIIWTLDNHDQVTLTFEGTATATTVFNPTSHLYFNLSDETLIVGETLQVNSHERLALDDEKLPTGKMLPVAGTPYDFSHGQNLGEAIDALQGIPEKGFDDVFHLTPAADGTIAKLSDPKSKRSVTMKSDRNALVVFTANSFDKSLKLATGAGQPYMGIALEPQTLPDSMNHDGFGKVTLPAGKTQVYHVSYDLTY, from the coding sequence ATGCAAACGACCGCAACGAAATGGGACACTTACCAAAACCAACCCGTTACGCAATACCAAATCGAAAACGATCACGGGGTAAAATTGGGCGTTCTAAGCTGGGGGGCCACCCTTCACGAGCTCTTGGTCCCCGGATCTCACGGCGAACACAACATGGTGTTATCTTACCATAAAATGGCCCACTATCTCGACAATCCGTTCTACGTTTGCATGGGCATCGGCCGGACCGGTGGTCGCATTACGCGGGGAACGGTGACCATCGACGGGCAAACCCATCACTTGGACACCAACGAGGGGCCAAGCACCCTGCACGGTGGCCCCCACGGATTTGACACGGTTAACTGGGACGGCGAGCTCGACGATAGCGATCCCGAACTCGCTAAGATCATTTTGACGCACACCTTCAAGAGTTCCGACGATTCTTACCCGGGTGATCTGACCGCCAAGATTATCTGGACCCTGGACAACCACGACCAAGTCACGTTAACCTTCGAGGGCACCGCTACGGCGACCACGGTGTTCAACCCCACGTCTCACCTCTACTTCAACCTCAGCGACGAAACGTTAATTGTGGGAGAAACCTTGCAAGTCAACAGTCACGAACGGTTAGCCCTCGATGACGAAAAACTCCCCACCGGGAAGATGTTGCCAGTGGCCGGAACGCCTTACGACTTCTCCCACGGGCAAAATCTGGGCGAGGCCATCGATGCCTTACAGGGAATTCCCGAAAAGGGCTTCGACGACGTCTTTCACCTAACCCCCGCGGCGGACGGAACGATTGCGAAGTTAAGCGATCCGAAGTCCAAACGCTCCGTGACCATGAAGTCTGACCGCAACGCTCTGGTGGTCTTCACGGCGAACTCGTTCGACAAGTCGCTGAAGCTAGCCACCGGTGCCGGCCAACCCTATATGGGGATTGCCTTAGAGCCACAAACGCTACCGGATTCCATGAATCACGACGGGTTCGGCAAGGTCACCTTACCCGCGGGTAAGACTCAGGTTTACCACGTTTCCTACGATTTAACTTACTAA